One genomic region from Oncorhynchus clarkii lewisi isolate Uvic-CL-2024 chromosome 21, UVic_Ocla_1.0, whole genome shotgun sequence encodes:
- the LOC139378581 gene encoding transcription factor ETV6-like isoform X3, whose protein sequence is MERSSFSPSSASPLPNSTSSPVHAPTARPASRMEDEAARLPVHLRLQPVFWSREDVGQWLRWAEREFALRPNTSGSFQMNGKALLLLTKEDFRYRSPHSGDVLYELLQHILKQRKPHASYPSAYFPGNSFHPLPEGALQHHKLEETVRRTPRGTEPQPQHPPTIELRHRSRSPPRLSPLDSNYPRPGAEDHLQTSSQLPDSNHHLPEDLYTLSVSPAAPNGRCATPREAPCPGSPGCQDAAPPRVIQLMPSAIMHPLLLSPGRGGVAGDFRHGRGGPPLQAPHENGREGKGHIQLALAHHQQHALHQQEEALYRNHHVIVPVSPPEEQAMPIGRIADCRLLWDYVYQLLSDSRYENYIRWEDTETKVFRIMDPNGLARLWGNHKNRTNMTYEKMSRALRHYYKLNIIRKEPGQRLLFRFMKTPDEIMSGQTDRLEHIESDTDDQIYIKEEC, encoded by the exons GCCTGCAGCCGGTGTTCTGGAGCAGGGAGGACGTGGGCCAGTGGTTGCGTTGGGCCGAGAGGGAGTTTGCCCTGCGTCCCAACACCAGTGGCAGTTTCCAGATGAAcggcaaggcccttctcctcctcaCCAAGGAGGACTTCCGCTACCGGTCGCCCCACTCCG GGGACGTCCTGTACGAGCTGCTGCAGCACATCCTGAAGCAGAGGAAGCCACATGCCTCCTACCCCTCCGCCTACTTCCCCGGCAACTCCTTCCACCCTCTGCCAGAGGGCGCTCTCCAGCACCACAAACTGGAAG AAACGGTACGGCGAACACCACGTGGTACAGAGCCCCAACCCCAGCACCCACCCACCATTGAGCTCCGACACCGCTCCCGCTCGCCTCCCCGCCTCTCCCCCCTGGACTCCAACTACCCACGCCCTGGTGCCGAGGACCACCTCCAGACGTCCTCCCAGCTGCCCGACAGCAACCACCACCTGCCCGAGGACTTGTACACTCTGTCGGTGTCCCCGGCTGCCCCTAACGGCCGCTGTGCCACGCCCCGCGAAGCCCCCTGCCCAGGCAGCCCCGGGTGCCAGGATGCTGCCCCCCCTCGTGTCATCCAGCTCATGCCCAGCGCCATCATGCACCCCCTGCTGCTTAGCCCAGGGCGAGGAGGTGTCGCTGGAGACTTCAGGCACGGTCGTGGGGGGCCACCACTTCAGGCCCCCCATGAAAATGGGCGTGAGGGGAAGGGCCACATCCAGCTGGCACTGGCCCACCACCAGCAGCACGCTCTACATCAGCAGGAGGAGGCGCTCTACAGGAACCACCACGTCATTGTGCCCGTCTCGCCACCAGAGGAACAGGCAATGCCCATTGGACGGATAGCAG ACTGCAGGCTGCTGTGGGACTACGTCTACCAGCTCCTCTCAGACAGCCGGTACGAGAACTACATCCGCTGGGAGGACACAGAGACCAAAGTCTTCCGCATCATGGACCCCAACGGCCTGGCTCGCCTGTGGGGGAACCACAAG AACAGGACCAATATGACGTACGAGAAGATGTCACGAGCACTGAGACACTACTACAAACTGAACATTATCAGGAAAGAGCCAGGACAGAGACTCTTATTCAG GTTCATGAAAACCCCAGATGAGATTATGAGTGGACAAACTGACAGGCTGGAGCACATAGAGTCGGACACAGACGATCAAATCTACATTAAAGAGGAATGCTGA
- the LOC139378581 gene encoding transcription factor ETV6-like isoform X4 → MEDEAARLPVHLRLQPVFWSREDVGQWLRWAEREFALRPNTSGSFQMNGKALLLLTKEDFRYRSPHSGDVLYELLQHILKQRKPHASYPSAYFPGNSFHPLPEGALQHHKLEETVRRTPRGTEPQPQHPPTIELRHRSRSPPRLSPLDSNYPRPGAEDHLQTSSQLPDSNHHLPEDLYTLSVSPAAPNGRCATPREAPCPGSPGCQDAAPPRVIQLMPSAIMHPLLLSPGRGGVAGDFRHGRGGPPLQAPHENGREGKGHIQLALAHHQQHALHQQEEALYRNHHVIVPVSPPEEQAMPIGRIADCRLLWDYVYQLLSDSRYENYIRWEDTETKVFRIMDPNGLARLWGNHKNRTNMTYEKMSRALRHYYKLNIIRKEPGQRLLFRFMKTPDEIMSGQTDRLEHIESDTDDQIYIKEEC, encoded by the exons GCCTGCAGCCGGTGTTCTGGAGCAGGGAGGACGTGGGCCAGTGGTTGCGTTGGGCCGAGAGGGAGTTTGCCCTGCGTCCCAACACCAGTGGCAGTTTCCAGATGAAcggcaaggcccttctcctcctcaCCAAGGAGGACTTCCGCTACCGGTCGCCCCACTCCG GGGACGTCCTGTACGAGCTGCTGCAGCACATCCTGAAGCAGAGGAAGCCACATGCCTCCTACCCCTCCGCCTACTTCCCCGGCAACTCCTTCCACCCTCTGCCAGAGGGCGCTCTCCAGCACCACAAACTGGAAG AAACGGTACGGCGAACACCACGTGGTACAGAGCCCCAACCCCAGCACCCACCCACCATTGAGCTCCGACACCGCTCCCGCTCGCCTCCCCGCCTCTCCCCCCTGGACTCCAACTACCCACGCCCTGGTGCCGAGGACCACCTCCAGACGTCCTCCCAGCTGCCCGACAGCAACCACCACCTGCCCGAGGACTTGTACACTCTGTCGGTGTCCCCGGCTGCCCCTAACGGCCGCTGTGCCACGCCCCGCGAAGCCCCCTGCCCAGGCAGCCCCGGGTGCCAGGATGCTGCCCCCCCTCGTGTCATCCAGCTCATGCCCAGCGCCATCATGCACCCCCTGCTGCTTAGCCCAGGGCGAGGAGGTGTCGCTGGAGACTTCAGGCACGGTCGTGGGGGGCCACCACTTCAGGCCCCCCATGAAAATGGGCGTGAGGGGAAGGGCCACATCCAGCTGGCACTGGCCCACCACCAGCAGCACGCTCTACATCAGCAGGAGGAGGCGCTCTACAGGAACCACCACGTCATTGTGCCCGTCTCGCCACCAGAGGAACAGGCAATGCCCATTGGACGGATAGCAG ACTGCAGGCTGCTGTGGGACTACGTCTACCAGCTCCTCTCAGACAGCCGGTACGAGAACTACATCCGCTGGGAGGACACAGAGACCAAAGTCTTCCGCATCATGGACCCCAACGGCCTGGCTCGCCTGTGGGGGAACCACAAG AACAGGACCAATATGACGTACGAGAAGATGTCACGAGCACTGAGACACTACTACAAACTGAACATTATCAGGAAAGAGCCAGGACAGAGACTCTTATTCAG GTTCATGAAAACCCCAGATGAGATTATGAGTGGACAAACTGACAGGCTGGAGCACATAGAGTCGGACACAGACGATCAAATCTACATTAAAGAGGAATGCTGA